A single region of the Ancylobacter novellus DSM 506 genome encodes:
- a CDS encoding putative bifunctional diguanylate cyclase/phosphodiesterase: MILAVALVIVAAVVVMGAFSLVAAERIDVASRDRWNRLVLDSLQRRAAFLERDLSSFAHWDESVLRTAYFLDVEWVHENFGRWLYETQRHDRSYIVLESGPAYASIDGVSFQVPQAPFDEAAITPLVRGVEAAYRDQTSAMQAAGSSAEPRGRENPPVFRAGYMRVEGRPALVGAISITPDYGRVVSPSRVPPVAVTVLFLDRSFLGDLVGELHMTEPLISDTPPPPDRQGIPIPFHDPQTPPAWLSWVPENPGSALLAALLPALVGTAALLLMVAAIVLWYARRAAQELSESEALASRLAYTDPLCGLANRTMLMRTLGERLQRVGSGERLAILFLDLDGFKDINDTLGHHVGDLLLAEIGNRLKRLPFSSLLASRFGGDEFVILVAVANEREDIEAAGSAILDAVRQPAPIAGQTLTVSGSIGCTVAPDHGVDAIELIRLADIAVYRAKAEGRGNVQIFAPRMEREVMRRRDLELELQRALAEGELAVYYQPQFAIDGEAVIGFEALVRWVHPTQGLISPGEFIPIAEQTGLITELDMWVLRNACAQARGWGSVKLAVNLSPVDFRTRDLEAQVKRILEETGFPPERLEIEITENLLFGNQPEAFASLAALRRMGIRIALDDFGSGYSSLGYIRRFRVDTIKIDRGFTQNIGQSDDAAAIIDCVVRLARALAITVTAEGVETREQLRYLQLVGCHHVQGYLLAGPVPVSSIERYLERATPAASASRAAI, encoded by the coding sequence ATGATCCTCGCGGTGGCGCTCGTCATCGTGGCGGCGGTGGTGGTGATGGGGGCGTTCTCGCTGGTCGCCGCCGAGCGGATCGACGTGGCTTCGCGCGATCGCTGGAACCGGCTGGTGCTGGATTCGCTGCAACGCCGTGCGGCCTTCCTCGAACGCGACCTCTCCAGCTTTGCCCATTGGGACGAGTCGGTGCTGCGCACCGCCTATTTTCTCGACGTGGAATGGGTCCACGAGAATTTCGGCCGCTGGCTTTACGAGACCCAGCGCCATGACCGCTCCTATATCGTGCTGGAGAGCGGCCCAGCCTATGCGTCCATAGACGGCGTCTCCTTCCAGGTGCCGCAGGCGCCCTTCGACGAGGCGGCGATCACCCCGCTGGTGCGCGGCGTCGAGGCTGCCTATCGCGACCAGACGTCCGCAATGCAGGCAGCCGGCTCCTCCGCCGAGCCGCGTGGCCGTGAGAACCCGCCAGTGTTCCGTGCCGGCTACATGCGGGTCGAGGGACGCCCGGCGCTGGTCGGCGCCATCAGCATCACGCCGGACTACGGACGGGTCGTCTCGCCCTCGCGGGTGCCACCGGTCGCGGTAACGGTGCTGTTTCTCGACCGCAGCTTCCTCGGCGATCTGGTCGGTGAGCTGCACATGACCGAGCCGCTGATCTCGGACACGCCGCCACCGCCCGACCGGCAGGGCATACCCATTCCCTTCCACGACCCGCAGACGCCGCCGGCCTGGCTTAGCTGGGTGCCGGAGAATCCCGGCAGCGCGCTGCTTGCTGCACTGCTGCCGGCCCTGGTCGGCACCGCTGCCCTGCTGCTGATGGTCGCCGCCATCGTGCTCTGGTACGCGCGTCGGGCAGCGCAGGAATTGTCGGAGAGCGAGGCGCTCGCCTCGCGCCTTGCCTATACCGACCCGCTCTGCGGCCTCGCCAATCGCACCATGCTGATGCGCACCCTCGGCGAGAGACTGCAGCGCGTGGGCAGCGGCGAGCGGCTGGCGATCCTGTTCCTCGATCTCGACGGCTTCAAGGATATCAACGACACGCTCGGCCACCATGTCGGCGACCTGCTTCTGGCCGAGATCGGTAACCGCCTCAAGCGGCTGCCATTTTCCAGCTTGCTGGCCTCGCGCTTCGGCGGCGACGAATTCGTCATACTGGTCGCGGTGGCGAACGAGCGCGAGGACATCGAGGCGGCTGGCAGCGCCATATTGGACGCGGTGCGCCAGCCGGCGCCGATCGCGGGTCAGACGCTGACGGTGAGCGGCTCCATCGGCTGCACAGTCGCACCCGATCACGGCGTCGATGCCATCGAGCTGATCCGCCTCGCGGACATCGCGGTCTATCGGGCGAAGGCGGAGGGGCGCGGCAACGTCCAAATCTTCGCCCCGCGCATGGAGCGCGAGGTGATGCGGCGGCGCGACCTCGAACTGGAGCTCCAGCGTGCCCTCGCCGAAGGCGAGCTCGCCGTCTACTACCAGCCGCAATTCGCCATAGACGGCGAGGCGGTTATCGGCTTCGAGGCGCTGGTGCGCTGGGTGCATCCGACCCAGGGGCTCATCTCGCCAGGAGAGTTCATCCCCATCGCCGAGCAGACCGGGCTGATCACCGAGCTCGACATGTGGGTGCTGCGCAATGCCTGCGCGCAGGCGCGTGGCTGGGGCTCGGTCAAGCTGGCGGTGAACCTGTCGCCGGTCGACTTCCGCACGCGCGACCTCGAAGCGCAGGTGAAGCGCATTCTGGAGGAGACCGGTTTCCCGCCCGAGCGGCTGGAGATCGAGATAACCGAGAACCTCTTGTTCGGCAACCAGCCGGAGGCCTTCGCCTCGCTCGCCGCGCTGCGCCGCATGGGCATCCGCATCGCGCTCGACGATTTCGGCAGCGGCTATTCCTCGCTCGGCTATATCCGCCGCTTCCGCGTCGACACCATCAAGATCGACCGCGGCTTCACCCAGAATATCGGCCAGAGCGACGATGCGGCGGCGATCATCGACTGCGTGGTGCGGCTGGCGCGGGCGCTGGCGATCACCGTCACCGCCGAGGGCGTGGAGACACGCGAGCAGCTGCGTTACCTGCAATTGGTCGGCTGCCACCATGTGCAGGGCTACCTTCTGGCCGGGCCTGTGCCCGTGTCCAGCATCGAGCGCTATCTGGAGCGCGCCACGCCCGCCGCCTCGGCCTCGCGCGCGGCTATCTAG
- a CDS encoding DUF3253 domain-containing protein, producing MMNDKPVYPSEEAAEAAILALAGRPDAPKTIAPEEAARALASNADWQNLLPLVRRAAVRLAQSGRLVIYRKGKPVDPADFRGVYRLGLPPGG from the coding sequence ATGATGAATGACAAACCCGTTTACCCTTCCGAAGAGGCCGCTGAGGCAGCCATCCTCGCCCTCGCCGGCCGCCCCGACGCACCGAAGACGATCGCGCCGGAAGAAGCCGCCCGGGCGCTGGCGAGCAATGCCGACTGGCAGAACCTGCTGCCGCTGGTCCGTCGCGCCGCCGTGCGGCTGGCCCAGTCCGGGCGGCTCGTCATCTACCGAAAGGGCAAGCCGGTCGACCCGGCTGACTTTCGCGGCGTCTACCGGCTCGGACTGCCGCCGGGCGGCTGA
- a CDS encoding YdcF family protein, whose protein sequence is MFFTLSKLAWAVAAPSTFLTLLAVAGLVLLPWFRRLGTVLTVLGGVGLLVAGLSPIGRMLMVPLENRFPAYVDEGSPVDGVIVLGGAELAGITAARGQSSFQEAGERMLAMGELARRYPGARIVFAGGSSNLVEASPMQEADVVRLALPQIGVDPARVEFERYSRNTAENARLARELVKPQPDQRWLLVTSAFHMPRAIGCFRAAGFPVIPYPVDYRTIGRPELFRLFGTVADGLSFVDLATREWMGLVAYYLAGRTDALFPAPDQPPGGSPSR, encoded by the coding sequence ATGTTCTTCACGCTCTCGAAACTCGCCTGGGCGGTCGCCGCACCTTCGACCTTCCTCACTTTGCTGGCGGTGGCCGGTCTTGTGCTGCTGCCGTGGTTCCGGCGGCTAGGCACGGTGCTGACGGTTCTCGGCGGCGTCGGACTTCTCGTCGCCGGTCTCAGCCCGATCGGGCGGATGCTCATGGTTCCGCTGGAGAACCGCTTTCCCGCCTATGTCGACGAAGGGTCGCCGGTCGACGGCGTGATCGTGCTCGGCGGGGCCGAACTCGCCGGCATCACGGCCGCGCGCGGCCAGTCCTCCTTCCAGGAGGCCGGCGAGCGCATGCTGGCGATGGGCGAGCTGGCGCGGCGCTACCCCGGCGCGCGCATCGTCTTCGCCGGCGGCAGCAGCAACCTGGTCGAGGCCTCGCCGATGCAGGAGGCCGACGTCGTTCGCCTGGCGCTGCCGCAGATCGGCGTCGATCCGGCACGGGTGGAGTTCGAGCGCTATTCCCGCAACACGGCAGAGAACGCCCGGCTCGCCCGCGAGCTCGTCAAACCGCAGCCGGATCAGCGCTGGCTGCTCGTCACCTCAGCCTTTCACATGCCGCGCGCCATCGGCTGCTTCCGCGCGGCGGGGTTTCCGGTCATCCCTTATCCGGTCGACTACCGTACCATCGGCCGGCCGGAGCTTTTCCGTCTCTTCGGCACGGTGGCGGACGGTCTGAGTTTCGTCGATCTCGCCACCCGCGAATGGATGGGGCTCGTCGCCTATTATCTTGCAGGGCGTACCGACGCGCTCTTCCCGGCGCCGGATCAGCCGCCCGGCGGCAGTCCGAGCCGGTAG
- the mgtE gene encoding magnesium transporter, producing MREETDLAALPRGPEHDADPTETPGFVEAALGAIESRDVDALRALVADLHESDLARLLEALPPADRPQLIELLGSDFDFTALTELDETVRVQILEELPTQTVVEGVRELESDDAVYILEDLDDADKQEILAHLPIPERAALQRSLDYPEESAGRRMQTEFIALPPFWTVGQTLDYVGETEGLPETFFEVFVVDPTYRLTGSVPLDRLLRTKRGVKLGEVVTPDRHVVNATDDQEDVARVFERYNLISSPVVDDAGRLVGVLTIDDIVDVIQEEADEDLKALGGVAGDEELSDSFWYIARSRFSWLLLNLIAANLASFVISLFEGELERMVALAVLMPIVASQGGNAGTQTMTVAVRALATRELRASNARRVVARELLVGLFNGVVFAVIMAVVVFARFGIADLGFVIALAMIINLLAAAFGGIMIPLTLDRLKVDPAVSSGPFVTTVTDVVGFFAFLGIASLWF from the coding sequence ATGCGCGAAGAGACCGATCTCGCCGCCCTGCCGCGCGGCCCGGAACACGACGCGGACCCGACGGAGACGCCCGGTTTCGTCGAGGCGGCGCTGGGCGCGATCGAATCGCGCGACGTCGATGCGCTGCGGGCCCTCGTCGCCGACCTGCACGAGAGCGATCTTGCGCGCCTGCTGGAAGCCCTGCCGCCAGCGGATCGGCCGCAGCTCATCGAGCTGCTCGGCAGCGACTTCGACTTCACCGCGCTCACGGAGCTCGACGAGACCGTCCGTGTGCAAATCCTCGAGGAGCTGCCGACGCAGACCGTCGTGGAGGGCGTGCGCGAGCTCGAATCCGACGATGCGGTCTATATCCTCGAAGACCTCGACGACGCCGACAAGCAGGAGATCCTCGCCCATCTGCCGATCCCGGAGCGGGCGGCGCTGCAGCGCAGCCTCGACTATCCGGAGGAGAGCGCTGGCCGGCGCATGCAGACCGAGTTCATCGCTCTGCCGCCGTTCTGGACCGTCGGCCAGACGCTGGACTATGTCGGCGAAACCGAAGGCCTGCCGGAGACTTTCTTCGAGGTCTTCGTCGTCGATCCGACCTATCGGCTCACCGGCTCGGTGCCGCTCGACCGGCTACTGCGCACCAAGCGCGGGGTGAAGCTCGGCGAGGTGGTCACGCCCGACCGCCACGTCGTCAACGCCACCGACGACCAGGAAGACGTCGCGCGCGTCTTCGAGCGCTACAACCTCATCTCTTCGCCCGTGGTGGACGACGCCGGCCGCCTGGTCGGCGTACTGACCATCGACGACATTGTCGACGTCATCCAGGAGGAGGCTGATGAGGACCTGAAGGCGCTGGGCGGCGTCGCGGGCGACGAGGAGCTGTCCGACAGCTTCTGGTACATCGCCAGAAGCCGCTTCTCCTGGCTGCTGCTCAACCTTATCGCCGCCAACCTCGCTTCCTTCGTCATCTCGCTGTTCGAGGGCGAGCTGGAGCGCATGGTGGCGCTCGCCGTCCTCATGCCGATCGTCGCCAGCCAAGGGGGCAACGCTGGCACGCAGACGATGACCGTGGCCGTGCGCGCGCTGGCGACGCGCGAATTGCGCGCCAGCAATGCACGACGGGTGGTGGCCCGCGAGCTGCTGGTCGGCCTGTTCAACGGCGTGGTGTTCGCGGTGATCATGGCGGTCGTCGTCTTCGCCCGTTTCGGCATTGCCGATCTCGGCTTCGTCATCGCCCTTGCGATGATCATCAATCTGCTGGCGGCTGCGTTCGGGGGTATTATGATCCCGTTGACGCTGGATCGACTTAAGGTGGATCCAGCCGTATCGTCGGGGCCTTTCGTCACCACCGTGACCGACGTCGTGGGCTTCTTCGCCTTTCTCGGTATCGCTTCGCTGTGGTTTTGA